TCCCTGAAGGGTCTGAGCCCTTGACAGGCTGTGGCTGCTCTTAGCACTTGGCATGGAAGCAACCAGACAGAACCAGGCGAACCCTCCATGATAGACCAACTCCTGATTGCCCCATTAAGTAGCAGCAACCCTATCTACCTCTAATAATCGGGATCTATTACCCCTCCTTCTTTGCCTGCTGGTTCACCAGCACAGGGGAGCTCAAAGTGACCTGGTGGGATttgcagattctggttcagtgGAGGCGTCCTTCCCTGGGATCAGCGGAAGCTCCCTTGTGGAAGTGTTCCCTACCTGGGAACCAGGGGGTCTAATCCAGCAGAGCTCTAGGCTGCTCGGAGGTAATACAGGGTACCACAGAAGCGGAAGAGCCCACAGCAATCTATACATTGCTGTACCTTTTTCACTGTAAAATGAGTTTCTTGGTCCAAGGTAATGTCATACATGATCCCGTGTTGGTAAATCGAGCATTCTCTAAGCTGCTAGATAGTAATGCTACTCTAAGACCTTGTGGCTAGGGAAGGCAAACTCATATCCAGAGCAGGTATCAATTCCAGTAAAGATGAATCAATCTCTCTCCTGGGTGGAAAGGATCTGCTGTAACGAACCTGTCACCGAGTCATCTAGGGATGGTACCATATCGGGAGCTCAGCGCTAAGACTGCTAACGGGTCAGAAATTCATAGGCAGTAATAATTAGATAAGCCTTGATAAGAAAGAGCCTGTGCTGGTGGGCATAGCTTGCCACCATGGCAACTCCATTCACGGCCTCACCTCACAAGCACAAGTGTAGCCAAGGACAGAAGCTGACTGACATCTATCCATCCAATTTGTTACCCAGGGACCCCTTTGCAGTGGGTATTAACATGAGGCACAAAGATACACACACTTGTGGCCAGTGCTATAGGTCCATCTTCTTTCCCAGACCTCCTTGTCTCCAGTATTCCCCTCTTGCTCTTTCCAGGTCCCTGACCAACGAGCAAGACATCTGTCTCAACCCAGAAGTTTATGTGCACACCTTCCTTAGGCCACTATTCTGtccactcccttccctccctACAAAGTGAATATCCAAATGTACTGCTCGAAGCTCTGGTCTCTGGAAGAATTCTCTTCATTACTGTCCTTCAGAGCCACCTGAAATGGGATGGTAGTGCAGCAGTACTTCATTTTCAGCTCATTTCAACACATCAAGCTGACCCATCTGTGAACCAGACCtaaatttttcttcctgtctGCTAAGAAGCACTGGTACAACAAGGTGGGAGATGTGCGGGCCACAGCCACCTCTTTCTATAAATGACCAGTACTCTCTGGACAGACTGGGGTCCAAACCTTTTTCATTGGGCAGTGAATTGCTACCGAGCCTGGCGGATTTACCAGTATCTAGTTTAGGACAGGCAGATTTGGTCACATGATCATTTGATGCCCTATAATCAGGCACCCTGTCTCTAACTGGGCCCCATAGTGTGCCAGAAGCTGCTTTCAATTGGTGAGTAGTTCTTCACTGTAGTTGGCGTGGTCTTGCTTCAGAACCCTAGGGGTGAGCACTCCAAATCGCCCGTTGGAGCCTACCAAAGGTGCTGCACAGGGTCCCTACCTGCCACAGATAAGCCATAGCCCATTGGTTCTGTTAAGACCCAGGGGAACCCATCCTCCAGTGTGGATCTTCACCAGAGCCCTCCTTTGCTCTGGGCCCCATTCAAAACCAGCAGTCTTCCAAGCCACCCGATAAATGGGTCAGAACAGTATTCCCAAGCGTGGTACGTGCTGACTCCAAAATCCAGAGATACATGCATTGGTAGCCCTCATTTTTCATGTTAGGGATGCAAGATGCAGTAACTTGCCCTTATCTCAGAGGTGATGGCCTGGTTTGCCCTACAACACTGTACCCCTGGAAACTTCACTGATGACAGGCTCCAGAACTTCTGAAGGTTTATCTCTCAACCTCTGACATGCATTGTCTTACCAGGGACAGAGCACTTGTCACTTCCTTCCTCACCGTGTCCAATTAGCATAATTTCATCAGTTTTACGGAGAATGTCCAGATGATCAAGGTCTCAACGATTACACTGTGACAGAAAGCATGACTTAAAACAGACTTGAAGTAAGACAATGTATATGTTTGGCTGTCCTTCCCATATAAAAGTGAACTGCTTTTGGAAACTTACTCTTTACTACTGGAAATTGAAAGGAATGTTCACCACATCAATTGCATTATCAGGTGCCAGAGGTGTATTAATCAGTTCCAGTACAGATACCTCACCTGACACAGCTGCTGTGATTAGGGATACTAATTGACTAAGTTTGTGGTAGTCCACCATCATTTACTTGAATCCATCTGGATTTTGCAGGGGCCATTCAGGTGAACTGAAGGGGATGTAGTAGGGATTTATGTCTTTGAGAGGAAGCAACCTCTGCAATCCCACATGGAACGCAGCATTGGACAGGGTGGGGAGTTTCAGAGGCTTCCACTTCGCTCTTCCTACAATGACTCTGATTCCACAGGTCAGGGATCAATGTACAGGCTCTCCCCACTGCTAGGTATAATTACCCCAAGTATGTACTGGGACCAGAGAAGTGACCTCAAGACTTGGGTCAGGACTCTGTTTACCATCTGACTTCCACAGCCTCTACTCAAACCAGTGACTCATGATGCTTCATGTACCCTGGCACACGTTGTCACCTCAGATCTTGTATCTAATAGCCCCTGAAAGGTCTGGATAGTCCCTTTTCCAAAGTAGATGTGTTACTTTGTTAAGAGGCGCTGGGTCCCTTTGGGGAAGGATTAGAGGAATATGTTTCTATGTACTTATGGTGGCACTGCAGGATTCTTTCTATAAGAGACCAAGCCTCCCTTTCAACCAGTGGACTCCAGGTCTCAGAACTGGCTCAGATTTAAATACAGAGTGAGGGACCGTGATTTCCCATGGCAGTAACTGACATTCGCTTTCTGGTCACCAGTTCTTGATTTCTTTCGCGTTATTCAACTCAAACACCACTCAGGTCAACTGTCCATCTGCTTCGCCCCAAAGAACACCGTGGTCCAACAGTGCCACAGATGCCCGTGGATCAAGTCTTCCTGGTCGCCACTCCAGCATGGGGCAGAAGAAATGCAAGCAGGCATTTCAAACTGCTGCGGTGGGACAAGGAGACGTGATGCAGCCCCAGGTGCCTGCTCCAAGGTGTGAGCCTCTCCTCCGGGGCTTGATTTTAGGTCTGGAGGCAAGAGGGGTAGTGGAGCAGGACATGAAGACAGTGGTTTCAAACAGGGTAACAATAGCCTCCTCTCAGCGGCGGGCTTCAACTGACAAGGGAGTCTCAGCGGTGAGGAGGGATTTAAGGTTACgcatcaacaaatgtttatttggcACCTACCAGGTGCCCCACACTCCCCACCGCCTAGATgtgagtcacacacacacactctctccctttcccccacacTCAGGACTCGCCACACTCATTCAACGGCCCTCTTCCTTGCCCAACTGCCCCGGGGGCCAAATCTGTCCGGTGAGgggctgccgccgccgctgcccgCGCTGCCCTGTCCGCTCCCAGACCCTGACGAAGGCCCACCTCGCCTCACGGGCACTTTCCTGGTGACACCGCCCTCACGCGCCGGACCGGCTTCTCAGCCCGGTACGCGCCACCCGCCCACGTGGTTCGCCCACGTGACACGCCACTGCGCCGTGGGCCCGACCGCTCAGGACGCTTCTGATTGGCCCGCGCCATTTCCTGCTTCCGGGTTACGGTCCAAACAGCACGGTCTTTCGAGCGGCCCCGCCGAGAGAGAAAGGCCATTGGTCTTCGCTCTGAGCAGGGGCGGGGAACAGTCTTCGGAACTAGCACCCGGACGAGGGTCTCCGAGACAGCCGAGCGGCGCCGCAAAGAGCCGAATAGAGCCAAGGAGACCCGAGTACGACCGGAGCAGCGCAGGCTGGCCGGAAGCGGAGCCGAGCGCAGCCGGAAGGAGCCGAGCGCGCCCGAAGGGTCTGTGCGCGGCGGGGCGTTGGCCGGGGCAAGCccgagccatggcggctgagggGACAGATGTGGCCGGAGGCGGGGCTGTTGGAGGCCGCCTGGCCAAGGACAGCTTGCGGCAGGCTATGTGCCCCGACGCGGCCCCGAACCGGAGGCGCGGCTCGGCGCGGTCGCGAGACGCCGAGCGCCGAGCCTACCAGTGGTGCCGGGAGTACTTGGGCGGGGCCTGGCGCCGAGTACGGCCGGAGGAGCTGAGGGTTGACCCCGTGAGGTGGGAGGTCAGGGGTCAGCCCCTCCTGTGCGCGGGCCGGGGTCAGGCTCAGGCTCGGGCCCTCGGGACACTCAGCGTTcctgggccgggggcggggcagggcctgGAGCGAGGCAGGGCCGGGAGCGACGGGGGAGCGCGGGGCGCGGGGGCTGGACGCCGGGCCGGTGGAATGGATGGCGGGCTGAGCGCGCCCTGCTGTGGGTCTGCAGCGGAGGCCTCAGTAACCTGCTCTTCCGCTGCTCGCTGCCTGACCACCTGCCCAGTGTTGGCGAGGAGCCCCGGGAGGTGCTGCTGCGGCTGTACGGGGCCATCCTGCAGGTGAGGAGGGAGTGAAGGCCGCAGTGGCCTTAGGACTTCTCACCCAAGTGTGGCAGGTGGTATGGTCCCCACTAAGCAGTTGAGGACAGTGAGCCTTAGGGGCTAAGTATTTTGTCCATTATGATACTAatgcctgcgctctggagcccccGGGCAATAGAACCAGAAGTTCCAGATGTGGTGGGAGGAGCAAGAAGACCCTCGTGTGTGTCAGTGCCACTTTGCCTCTGGCCCCTTGTGACCGTGGTCCCTCCGCTGTCTGTTTTCCTTCAGGGAGTGGACTCCTTGGTCCTTGAAAGTGTGATGTTCGCCATCCTTGCAGAGCGGTCACTGGGGCCCCAACTCTACGGAGTCTTTCCAGAGGGCCGGCTGGAACAGTACATCCCGGTACGAGCCCGGCCCCGACCTCCCCGAAGcatctccttccccagcccctatTCCCCTTCCCAATGTCTGCCTTCACATCCCTCACCCCAGCTAGGGAATTTTCCCCAAGCCCTGACTTCCCCCACCTCCATTGCCCCACCcttgccccctcctgccccagccccttcACCACCCTGATAGGTTCCTGGGTGCAGAGCCGGCCACTGAAGACGCATGAGCTTCGAGAGCCTGTGTTGTCCGCAGCCATCGCCACGAAGATGGCCCAGTTCCATGGCATGGAAATGCCTTTCACTAAGGAGCCCCACTGGCTATTTGGGACCATGGAGCGGTGAGTCGGGGGCCTCCTCAGGGCTCCTGCACGTAGGCTGAACCCTCATGTTGGCAGTTACTACGCGGGGCTGTGACTGAATGCATCTAGTGCTCTGTCCAACTCTCCAGTTGAGTGGATCAAGTGTCCCACTGTCTAGCATGATTTCTCACGCGACAGGCTTCCAAATGATTGCCAGACAAGTCATTCGGTGACCGAACGGGTAGGACAGCCTGGCCTGgggtagaggggagggatagCAGAGTGAGTATATCCTATTCTTTGGGCTTCAGGTATTTAAAGCAGATCCAGGACCTACCCCCCACTGGCCTCCCCCAGATGAACCTGCTGGAGATGTACAGCTTGCAGGACGAGATGGGCAGCCTCAGGTGAGGGCAGGCAggatggggcgggggtggggacagaAGAGCACAGGAGATGTGCCAGGCACCTAGTGGGGTCCTACCCAGGatttgctgaaggctggggtcaAGGCCTAGCCCATGCGGGTGCCTCTGACCCTCCTTTCGTCACTCCTGCTCAGGACCCGTGCCCCTGTTCCCCTGCAGGAAGTTGCTAGACTCTACCCCATCACCAGTGGTCTTTTGCCACAATGACATCCAGGAAGGTAGGAGAAGGCATCTGAGTCTCCCAATCTCAGGTGAGGGGGGCCAGAGGACCCTGGAGTGACCAGAACCTCACCACATTCCTCCAGGGAACATCCTACTGCTCTCAGAGCCAGAAAACGCTGACGGCCTTATGCTGGTCGATTTCGAGTACAGCAGTTATAACTACAGGTGAGGATAAGGGGATGGCCTCCCATGGGTCTGTTCCCACAGTGCCCTGGAAAAGCAGACCAGGCCTTCATCTCTGCATCCCAGCTGCCCAGCGTATCTGGGGACTGAGTGTCCACCTTATTCCCTCAGGGGCTTTGACATTGGGAACCATTTTTGTGAGTGGGTTTACGATTACACTCATGAGGAGTGGCCTTTCTACAAAGCGCAGCCTGCAAACTACCCCACCCGGGGACAGCAGGTACATGGGCCAGAAGCCGGGGAGCAGGACCTGGCTTAGGAGGGGGGAGGAGGTTGAAGTCTGGAAGGAATGGCGAGCAAGGGTGTTAACTGGGAAAtgccccccagcctccccatTTCCTAACTCTTGTCTTTTGATCTCAGCTCCACTTTATCCGCCACTACCTGGCGGAGGTAAAGAAAGGTGAGGCCATCTCCCTAGAGGATCAGAGGGAGCTGGAAGCCGATTTGCTGGCGGAGGCTAATCGGTGAGGACGGCcgcggggcaggggtggggccgcNNNNNNNNNNNNNNNNNNNNNNNNNNNNNNNNNNNNNNNNNNNNNNNNNNNNNNNNNNNNNNNNNNNNNNNNNNNNNNNNNNNNNNNNNNNNNNNNNNNNNNNNNNNNNNNNNNNNNNNNNNNNNNNNNNNNNNNNNNNNNNNNNNNNNNNNNNNNNNNNNNNNNNNNNNNNNNNNNNNNNNNNNNNNNNNNCGCAGAGGCAGGAGTCAGCGCAAGGTGGGGGCAGGAAGTGAGGAGGAGGTCTGAGGCTGACGGAAAAGAAGAGTAGGGACAGGGTAGGGGTTAGGAGTATAGGGGGGAAGTTAGAGCTTTGGGGCTTGACcagcttgggggagggggttCCGGCAGCGCCAAATGTGCTCCGAACCCCCCTTTTCCTGCCCCCGCTCAGGTATGCCCTGGCATCTCATTTCTTTTGGGGTCTCTGGTCCATCCTCCAGGCATCCATGTCCACTATAGAATTTGGTTACTCGGTAAGTAACCAGGTGGGTGAGTTAGGTGTGGGGACAGGGAACGGCAGAGGCCTCGGACCCTCTGGGCCGTCTGTGGGCAGACTGGGGGGCGTGGGGTGCCAGACCCAACCCTTCTCACCCGTGTGCGGGGTTCCTTCTTTAGGAGTACGCCCAGTCTCGGTTCCAGTTCTACTTCCAGCAGAAGGGACAGCTGACCAGCTTCCACCCCTCATCCTGACTCTCCACCTCCCAACTCCTTGGATTTCTCCTGGAGCCTCCAGGGCAGGACCTTGGAGGGAGGGACAAAGGGGCGGCCCTGGGGACTGGGCTGAGCCCGAGTGAGACTGGGGTTAAGGAGGCTgacctccccccgacccccaagTTTGAGCAGGTCCCCACCGCAGGCAAGTGGGCAGAAGCCCTGGGATGTGTACCTTAAGACAATAAACTAGCTTCTTCCTTCACAACGTCCTAACCGTGCTTGGGTGCGGCGGAAAGTACCGACCAAGGATTGCACACAGATCGACAAAGGGACCACTGctaggagcctcagtttcccctcctgaAAAGCGTGGCTGTTGGGTGATCTGGGCTTGAAAGTGGTTAGGGGTCCATTCTGCTCTCCCCCACCCCGGCTCCAGCTTAGAAGTGATAAGTACTCAGAGGACTTGGGTCGGGCAGTGGGGAGTTACGGGGTACAAAGTGGGCCCCGGGCTGGGGCTGCCCAACCTGAGCCCTGGAGATCAGGGAACAGGAGGCATAGCTGACACACTGGTGACCTTTTCCCTACATTCGGCTATTTTTAGCTCTAATGCCACCATCCTCACGTGAGACCCGTTGGGCGCCCCAGGCTCTCAGACCTTTGAGCCATCTTCAGCTTGCAGAAACCCGGCTCCCCCCACTCCTGATCCCCGCCACGGAGCCGGGGAGATTCTGGTTGCCGCCCCCCAACTGTTCTCTCAACCCAAATTTGGGAGTGGGTGTCAGGTTGCCGGTGAGGGCGGGACTCAGGCGGCCAGGCCTGAAGGACGTG
This Physeter macrocephalus isolate SW-GA unplaced genomic scaffold, ASM283717v5 random_1716, whole genome shotgun sequence DNA region includes the following protein-coding sequences:
- the CHKB gene encoding choline/ethanolamine kinase isoform X1; its protein translation is MAAEGTDVAGGGAVGGRLAKDSLRQAMCPDAAPNRRRGSARSRDAERRAYQWCREYLGGAWRRVRPEELRVDPVSGGLSNLLFRCSLPDHLPSVGEEPREVLLRLYGAILQGVDSLVLESVMFAILAERSLGPQLYGVFPEGRLEQYIPSRPLKTHELREPVLSAAIATKMAQFHGMEMPFTKEPHWLFGTMERYLKQIQDLPPTGLPQMNLLEMYSLQDEMGSLRKLLDSTPSPVVFCHNDIQEGNILLLSEPENADGLMLVDFEYSSYNYRGFDIGNHFCEWVYDYTHEEWPFYKAQPANYPTRGQQLHFIRHYLAEVKKGEAISLEDQRELEADLLAEANRYALASHFFWGLWSILQASMSTIEFGYSEYAQSRFQFYFQQKGQLTSFHPSS
- the CHKB gene encoding choline/ethanolamine kinase isoform X2, with amino-acid sequence MWPEAGLLEAAWPRTACGRLCAPTRPRTGGAARRGRETPSAEPTSGAGSTWAGPGADGGLSNLLFRCSLPDHLPSVGEEPREVLLRLYGAILQGVDSLVLESVMFAILAERSLGPQLYGVFPEGRLEQYIPSRPLKTHELREPVLSAAIATKMAQFHGMEMPFTKEPHWLFGTMERYLKQIQDLPPTGLPQMNLLEMYSLQDEMGSLRKLLDSTPSPVVFCHNDIQEGNILLLSEPENADGLMLVDFEYSSYNYRGFDIGNHFCEWVYDYTHEEWPFYKAQPANYPTRGQQLHFIRHYLAEVKKGEAISLEDQRELEADLLAEANRYALASHFFWGLWSILQASMSTIEFGYSEYAQSRFQFYFQQKGQLTSFHPSS
- the CHKB gene encoding choline/ethanolamine kinase isoform X3 codes for the protein MFAILAERSLGPQLYGVFPEGRLEQYIPSRPLKTHELREPVLSAAIATKMAQFHGMEMPFTKEPHWLFGTMERYLKQIQDLPPTGLPQMNLLEMYSLQDEMGSLRKLLDSTPSPVVFCHNDIQEGNILLLSEPENADGLMLVDFEYSSYNYRGFDIGNHFCEWVYDYTHEEWPFYKAQPANYPTRGQQLHFIRHYLAEVKKGEAISLEDQRELEADLLAEANRYALASHFFWGLWSILQASMSTIEFGYSEYAQSRFQFYFQQKGQLTSFHPSS